Proteins encoded together in one Qingshengfaniella alkalisoli window:
- a CDS encoding rcc01693 family protein, whose product MADERLDWAALRRAGLHQLRLAPDQFWSLTPLELRTMLGAELDRAGISRTGLDALMTRFPDLQKEAANDRH is encoded by the coding sequence ATGGCGGATGAACGGCTTGATTGGGCAGCGTTGCGGCGTGCCGGGCTGCACCAGTTGCGGCTGGCGCCCGATCAGTTCTGGTCGCTCACTCCGCTGGAGCTACGAACCATGCTTGGGGCGGAACTGGACAGGGCGGGTATCAGCAGAACCGGGCTGGATGCGCTGATGACGCGTTTCCCTGATTTACAGAAGGAGGCGGCGAATGATCGACATTGA
- a CDS encoding GTA head formation protein, RCAP_rcc01685 family, which translates to MTDMRRPVGGSRFLYEPFDYGSAKVIEANERVVNLQFEGIDARLNRIEAVMERLEKRLWLTVYGVVGTILTQALNSILTITPNGGP; encoded by the coding sequence ATGACTGACATGCGCAGGCCGGTCGGCGGGTCGCGGTTTCTGTATGAGCCGTTCGATTACGGGTCGGCCAAGGTGATCGAGGCCAATGAGCGCGTCGTGAACCTTCAATTCGAGGGGATCGACGCGCGGCTCAACCGGATCGAGGCGGTCATGGAGCGGCTGGAAAAGCGGCTTTGGCTGACGGTTTACGGCGTTGTCGGAACGATCCTGACGCAGGCGCTGAATTCGATTTTGACAATCACACCGAATGGAGGGCCATGA
- a CDS encoding phage tail tape measure protein produces the protein MIDIDEFNAQVEALEDSLGGAQEVALGFNVGLKDMKSAMSETSRQVGDVSNGISRGLRGAFDGLLYDGMKLSDALTRIGKSMVDAALTSAVNPVTQQVGQSLGDGIESLISAVLPFAKGSVFSEGRVMPFAHGGVVSSPTTFPMRGATGLMGEAGPEAIMPLTRGPDGRLGVQGAGRSRPVNVVMNLSTPDVRSFQKSQSQIAAQMSRMLARGQSIR, from the coding sequence ATGATCGACATTGATGAGTTCAACGCGCAGGTCGAAGCGCTGGAAGACAGCCTTGGCGGAGCGCAAGAGGTTGCGTTGGGGTTCAATGTGGGCCTGAAGGATATGAAGTCTGCGATGTCGGAAACCAGCCGACAGGTTGGAGATGTGTCGAATGGGATCTCCCGCGGGCTTCGAGGGGCGTTTGACGGCCTTCTCTATGACGGGATGAAGCTTTCGGACGCGCTAACCAGGATCGGGAAGTCGATGGTGGATGCGGCGCTGACTTCGGCTGTTAATCCGGTGACGCAGCAGGTCGGGCAATCGCTGGGTGACGGGATTGAAAGCCTGATCTCTGCTGTTTTGCCCTTCGCAAAGGGCAGTGTGTTCAGCGAAGGGCGCGTCATGCCCTTTGCTCATGGTGGGGTGGTCAGCAGCCCGACGACATTTCCCATGCGCGGGGCGACCGGGTTGATGGGCGAAGCTGGGCCCGAGGCGATCATGCCATTGACCCGTGGGCCTGATGGACGACTGGGTGTTCAAGGCGCGGGGCGGTCCCGCCCGGTAAACGTGGTGATGAACCTGAGCACGCCGGATGTTCGGTCCTTCCAAAAATCGCAATCGCAAATCGCTGCACAAATGAGCCGGATGTTGGCGCGCGGCCAATCCATCCGCTGA
- a CDS encoding gene transfer agent family protein: MANPWAGEVELTLDGERRVLKLTLGALAELETALGSDSLVSLVKRFEEQRFSTRDVLALIVAGLRGGGWNGRAEDLVRSDIHGGVIEATRVAALLILGAFGEPSLNGG, from the coding sequence ATGGCGAATCCGTGGGCAGGCGAGGTGGAACTGACACTCGACGGCGAGCGTAGAGTTCTGAAATTGACCCTGGGCGCCTTGGCGGAGCTGGAGACGGCGCTCGGATCGGACAGCTTGGTGAGTTTGGTCAAGCGGTTTGAAGAACAGCGTTTTTCAACCCGCGATGTGCTGGCCCTGATCGTTGCAGGGCTGCGTGGCGGCGGCTGGAACGGTCGCGCCGAGGATCTGGTTCGGTCGGATATACACGGCGGCGTGATCGAGGCAACACGGGTTGCCGCGTTGCTCATCTTGGGGGCGTTTGGGGAGCCATCGTTGAATGGCGGATGA
- a CDS encoding phage major tail protein, TP901-1 family, whose amino-acid sequence MTAQSGKDLLIKIDIDGAAQFQTIAGLRATRISFNAETVDVTSLESQGGWRELLAGAGVRSASLSGSGIFKDSATDARARELFFEGSIPRFQVVIPDFGIVEGPFQITTLEYAGAHNGEATYELSLASAGAIEFSAL is encoded by the coding sequence ATGACTGCACAAAGCGGTAAAGACCTGTTGATCAAGATCGATATTGACGGGGCGGCGCAGTTTCAGACCATCGCTGGTCTGCGCGCGACGCGGATCAGTTTCAATGCTGAAACGGTCGATGTGACGAGCCTGGAAAGCCAGGGTGGCTGGAGAGAACTGCTGGCCGGCGCGGGTGTCCGGTCCGCGTCTTTGAGTGGGTCTGGTATCTTCAAGGATTCCGCGACCGATGCGCGGGCGCGGGAATTGTTCTTCGAGGGAAGTATCCCCCGCTTTCAGGTGGTGATTCCCGATTTTGGTATCGTGGAGGGACCGTTCCAGATCACGACGTTGGAATATGCAGGCGCGCATAACGGCGAGGCAACCTATGAGCTGAGCTTGGCATCGGCTGGTGCGATCGAGTTTAGCGCACTGTGA
- a CDS encoding head-tail adaptor protein: MKVPELNRLLVLERPTEMVDGAGGRSHVFAEVGYIWARVRAKSGREVARSEVDLASQTYEVVVRAAPYHKERRPTPRDRLIWGARRLQVQSVAEWDEQGRYLKCLAREEVTL, translated from the coding sequence ATGAAGGTGCCTGAGTTAAACAGGCTTCTGGTGCTGGAGCGACCTACCGAGATGGTGGATGGGGCAGGCGGTCGAAGCCATGTCTTCGCAGAGGTTGGGTATATATGGGCGCGCGTCAGGGCAAAGTCGGGGCGCGAGGTGGCGCGCAGCGAGGTCGATCTGGCGTCGCAGACCTACGAGGTGGTCGTGCGGGCCGCGCCATATCACAAGGAACGCAGGCCCACGCCAAGGGATCGCCTGATCTGGGGTGCGCGGCGATTGCAGGTCCAAAGCGTGGCGGAGTGGGATGAACAGGGCCGCTATCTGAAATGTCTGGCGCGTGAGGAGGTGACGTTATGA
- a CDS encoding DNA-packaging protein, with product MRSGGVLLACEPPEVREAFLNDLSDGALLALPYLFEFWALDHQLPPEGDWRTWVIMGGRGAGKTRAGAEWVRAEVEGSRPLDPGRSRRVALVGETLDQVREVMIMGDSGIMACSPPDRRPKWEATRRRLVWPNGAVAQVFSAHEPESLRGPQFDAAWVDELAKWKKAEDAWDMLQFGLRLGETPRQVVTTTPRNVGVLKRILYNPSTVVTTAPTEANSAYLANSFLQEVRARYAGTRLGRQELDGVLLEDAEGAMWTLGMLEGCRIETAPEFDRVVVAVDPPVTGHDGSDACGIVVAGVRMQGDPQGWQAVVLEDASLRGASPRGWAEAALAAMARHGADRLVAEVNQGGELVESVVRQVDPLVPYRAVRASRGKAARAEPVAALYEQGRVNHLPGLDTLEDEMCLMTQQGYQGKGSPDRVDALVWALHELMIEPAARFKRPRIRSL from the coding sequence ATGAGATCGGGCGGCGTCTTGCTTGCCTGCGAGCCGCCAGAGGTGCGGGAGGCGTTTCTGAATGATTTGTCGGACGGGGCGCTTCTGGCGCTGCCCTATCTGTTCGAATTCTGGGCACTGGATCATCAGTTGCCGCCGGAAGGAGACTGGCGGACATGGGTGATCATGGGCGGGCGCGGCGCGGGCAAGACCCGCGCTGGGGCCGAATGGGTGCGGGCGGAAGTCGAGGGATCGAGGCCACTCGATCCCGGCCGCTCGCGCCGCGTGGCGCTGGTCGGTGAAACACTTGATCAGGTTCGCGAGGTCATGATCATGGGCGATAGCGGTATCATGGCATGTTCGCCGCCGGATCGTCGTCCGAAATGGGAAGCCACACGGCGCAGGCTGGTCTGGCCGAACGGGGCCGTGGCGCAGGTTTTTTCGGCGCATGAGCCGGAAAGCCTTCGCGGTCCTCAGTTTGATGCAGCCTGGGTTGATGAACTGGCCAAGTGGAAGAAGGCCGAAGATGCGTGGGACATGCTGCAATTCGGTTTGCGTCTGGGGGAAACTCCCCGGCAGGTCGTTACCACGACGCCACGTAATGTCGGGGTGCTGAAGCGTATCCTGTACAATCCGTCGACGGTCGTGACAACGGCACCGACGGAGGCCAACAGCGCCTATCTGGCCAACAGTTTCCTGCAGGAGGTGCGAGCGCGTTATGCAGGCACCCGGCTGGGACGGCAGGAACTGGACGGCGTGCTGCTGGAAGATGCAGAGGGCGCGATGTGGACGTTGGGCATGCTGGAAGGGTGCCGAATCGAGACCGCGCCGGAGTTTGATCGCGTCGTGGTTGCTGTCGATCCACCGGTGACGGGGCATGACGGATCGGACGCCTGTGGGATCGTCGTGGCAGGCGTGCGGATGCAGGGCGATCCGCAGGGGTGGCAGGCGGTCGTTTTGGAAGATGCTTCACTGCGTGGGGCCAGTCCGCGTGGATGGGCGGAAGCGGCTTTGGCAGCGATGGCACGGCACGGGGCTGACCGACTTGTGGCAGAAGTCAATCAGGGCGGTGAATTGGTCGAAAGCGTGGTCCGGCAGGTTGATCCGTTGGTCCCGTACCGGGCAGTTAGGGCCAGCCGTGGCAAGGCGGCGCGCGCCGAGCCAGTGGCGGCGCTTTACGAGCAGGGCCGGGTGAACCATCTGCCCGGGCTGGACACGCTGGAAGACGAAATGTGTCTGATGACGCAGCAAGGATACCAGGGCAAAGGCAGCCCGGATCGCGTTGATGCGCTTGTCTGGGCGCTGCACGAGTTGATGATCGAGCCTGCGGCGCGGTTCAAGCGGCCACGCATCCGTTCATTATAA
- a CDS encoding HK97 family phage prohead protease has translation MDAMTASGLESKFCRFDEANLVTDGTDIEGYASVFGRVDQGGDIVAKGAYAASLKRMAQSGRRVKMLWQHDPSQPIGVWDEIREDARGLYVKGRLLGDVARAREAACLIEAGAIDGLSIGYRTLRAGKDDKGRRVLAEVDLWEVSLVTFPMLPDAKVQAKSEPAAESLFLELAQVVKDARKRLADPA, from the coding sequence ATGGATGCGATGACCGCGAGCGGTCTTGAAAGCAAGTTCTGCCGGTTTGACGAGGCAAACCTTGTCACCGATGGCACGGATATCGAGGGCTATGCCTCGGTGTTCGGGCGGGTGGATCAGGGCGGCGATATCGTTGCCAAAGGGGCGTATGCGGCGTCGCTGAAGCGAATGGCGCAATCAGGCCGGCGAGTGAAGATGCTGTGGCAGCATGATCCGTCGCAGCCCATCGGGGTCTGGGACGAGATCCGCGAGGACGCGCGGGGGCTTTATGTCAAGGGGCGGCTTCTGGGCGATGTGGCGCGGGCGCGTGAAGCGGCGTGTCTGATCGAGGCGGGGGCGATCGACGGGCTGTCGATCGGCTACCGCACATTGCGGGCCGGTAAGGACGACAAGGGCCGCCGCGTGCTGGCCGAAGTCGATTTGTGGGAGGTGTCGCTTGTGACCTTTCCGATGCTGCCCGATGCCAAGGTGCAGGCGAAATCCGAACCAGCGGCAGAGTCGCTGTTTCTGGAACTGGCGCAGGTCGTGAAGGACGCGCGCAAGCGACTGGCCGATCCGGCCTGA
- a CDS encoding head-tail connector protein, with amino-acid sequence MRLVETTAIQSWDLPVSQFRAHLRLGTGFSEDDLQDAVLDSCLRAAILAIEGRTGKVLLQRGFKWSSDHWHTGHEQPLPVAPVMEITAVKLITRAGDEAVVDPSFYVLVPDTHRPLMRAAHAVLPRIPVSGRAEIGFEAGYSADWDGVPNDLSHAVLLLAAQFYESRITGEPGCDTSVVSHLIERYRTVRILGGASR; translated from the coding sequence ATGAGGCTTGTCGAGACCACGGCAATCCAGAGTTGGGATTTGCCGGTCAGCCAGTTCCGTGCGCATTTGCGGCTGGGAACGGGGTTTTCCGAGGACGATCTTCAGGATGCCGTCCTTGACAGCTGCTTGCGGGCAGCGATTTTGGCCATCGAAGGGCGCACCGGAAAAGTGCTTCTGCAGCGCGGATTTAAGTGGTCGTCCGATCATTGGCATACGGGGCATGAGCAGCCACTGCCCGTCGCGCCGGTCATGGAAATCACAGCTGTCAAGCTGATAACCCGGGCCGGGGACGAGGCGGTCGTTGATCCAAGCTTCTATGTGCTTGTGCCGGACACGCACCGACCGCTCATGCGTGCGGCACATGCGGTTTTGCCGCGTATCCCGGTTTCGGGGCGGGCGGAGATCGGCTTCGAGGCAGGCTACAGCGCCGACTGGGATGGGGTGCCGAATGATCTGTCGCATGCCGTGCTGCTGCTGGCCGCCCAGTTCTACGAAAGCCGGATCACGGGCGAGCCCGGTTGTGACACGAGCGTCGTGTCGCATCTGATCGAACGCTACCGGACGGTGCGGATCCTTGGTGGAGCAAGCCGATGA
- a CDS encoding DUF3168 domain-containing protein: MSYQYAADLQVAMFQALSNDPALTHIPLFDAPSVGTVPQTYMAIGAETVLGGSSKNSAGAEHKVSLSVVTQAQGFHGAKQIAADAERVLAGMPGDAVGAGTIATVNFERARARHGGPDNGRRIDLTFRVFIDG; encoded by the coding sequence ATGAGTTATCAGTACGCGGCGGATTTGCAGGTGGCGATGTTTCAGGCTCTGTCGAATGATCCGGCATTGACCCATATCCCACTATTCGATGCACCGTCCGTCGGGACAGTTCCCCAGACCTATATGGCGATCGGCGCAGAGACGGTTCTGGGCGGGTCCAGCAAGAACTCAGCGGGCGCAGAACACAAAGTTTCGCTGAGTGTCGTGACGCAGGCGCAGGGCTTTCACGGTGCAAAGCAGATCGCAGCCGATGCGGAACGCGTGCTGGCCGGGATGCCCGGCGACGCTGTCGGGGCTGGCACCATTGCAACCGTGAATTTCGAGCGTGCGCGTGCGCGGCACGGAGGGCCGGACAACGGGCGCAGGATCGACCTGACTTTTCGTGTCTTCATCGATGGCTGA
- a CDS encoding phage major capsid protein, with translation MTIPESKARAGEALPGGPASTGVVEVKSALTGLMDDLGAFQTQIKEQLKAQEEKLTMLNRKSALAARPALSTTADIDAPHQKAFEGYLRTGDEGALRGLTFEAKGLTVNSDGGYLVDPQTSETIKGVLYAGASIRTIASVVNVEATSYDVLVDHTEMEHNWASEAAAVNETAAPQIDRISIPLHELSALPKASQRLLDDSAFDIENWLANRIATKFARAEGSAFVKGDGVDKPTGFLTHPQVEEDAWAWGSLGYIKTGGAGDFADNAPADAVIELVYALGAEYRANATFVMNSKTAGAVRKMKDSDGRFLWSDGLASAEPARLMGYPVVIAEDMPDIADGAAAIAFGDFAAGYTIAERPDLRVLRDPFSAKPHVLFYATKRVGGDVSDFAAIKLLRFEG, from the coding sequence ATGACGATACCCGAGAGCAAGGCTCGGGCCGGTGAGGCTTTGCCTGGTGGTCCGGCAAGCACGGGCGTGGTGGAGGTCAAATCCGCCCTGACCGGGCTGATGGACGACCTTGGCGCGTTCCAGACGCAGATCAAAGAGCAACTCAAAGCACAGGAAGAGAAACTGACCATGCTGAACCGTAAATCCGCGCTGGCCGCGCGTCCCGCCCTGTCGACGACTGCCGATATCGACGCACCGCACCAGAAAGCGTTCGAGGGTTATCTGCGCACGGGCGACGAAGGTGCGTTGCGTGGGCTGACTTTTGAGGCCAAGGGGCTGACCGTCAATTCCGATGGTGGATATCTGGTTGATCCGCAGACCTCGGAAACGATCAAGGGCGTACTGTATGCGGGCGCATCGATCCGTACGATCGCAAGCGTCGTGAACGTCGAAGCGACGTCCTACGACGTTCTGGTCGACCACACCGAGATGGAACATAACTGGGCGTCCGAAGCGGCTGCGGTCAATGAAACCGCCGCGCCGCAGATCGATCGTATCAGCATTCCTCTACATGAGTTGAGCGCGCTACCCAAGGCAAGCCAGCGCCTGCTGGATGACAGCGCGTTCGATATCGAAAACTGGTTGGCCAATCGGATTGCTACGAAATTCGCACGTGCTGAAGGGTCGGCCTTCGTTAAGGGAGATGGTGTGGACAAGCCCACAGGCTTCCTGACACATCCGCAGGTTGAAGAGGATGCGTGGGCCTGGGGGTCGCTCGGCTACATCAAGACCGGTGGTGCCGGTGATTTTGCCGATAATGCGCCGGCGGACGCGGTGATCGAGCTGGTCTATGCATTGGGCGCTGAATACCGGGCAAATGCCACCTTCGTGATGAATTCCAAGACCGCCGGTGCGGTGCGCAAAATGAAAGACAGCGACGGTCGCTTCCTGTGGTCGGACGGTCTGGCCTCGGCGGAACCCGCGCGACTGATGGGGTATCCGGTGGTTATTGCGGAAGACATGCCGGATATCGCGGATGGTGCAGCGGCTATTGCCTTTGGTGATTTCGCTGCGGGTTACACCATTGCCGAGCGTCCGGATCTGCGGGTCCTGCGTGATCCGTTCTCGGCCAAACCGCATGTCCTGTTTTACGCGACCAAGCGCGTCGGTGGCGATGTGAGCGACTTCGCGGCGATCAAACTGCTGCGTTTCGAGGGCTGA
- a CDS encoding phage portal protein: protein MVLDLFRKAEKDAAPPERKASAAGAVFAWSGAGRAAWSPRDTASLTRNGFAGNPVGFRAVKLIAEASAAIPLVMSEGGQRFDTHPVAGLMARPNPLQGRAELLEALYGQLLLSGDGYLEAVGGGLGEAPLELHVLRSDRMTLIPGQDGWPVAYDYAVSGRKHRFTVGVDASPVCHIKSFHPQDDHYGLSPMQAAATAIDVHNSASRWSKSLLDNAARPSGAIVYRSADGQGTMSADQYDRLIDEMASHHQGAANAGRPMLLEGGLDWKPMGFSPSDMEFQKTKEAAAREIALAFGVPPMLLGIPGDATYANYQEANRAFYRLTVLPLTQRVSAAIGAWLGRFVDADIVLTPDLDQIPALSVEREARWRRIGEADFLSKDEKRALLGLPPLAREVGDD, encoded by the coding sequence ATGGTTCTGGACCTGTTTCGCAAGGCTGAAAAGGACGCGGCCCCGCCGGAACGAAAGGCTTCCGCCGCCGGAGCAGTGTTCGCGTGGAGCGGAGCGGGGCGTGCGGCATGGAGCCCGCGCGATACGGCGTCGCTGACACGCAATGGGTTCGCCGGAAACCCGGTGGGGTTCCGGGCCGTCAAACTGATTGCTGAGGCGTCTGCGGCGATTCCGTTGGTGATGTCCGAGGGTGGTCAGCGGTTTGATACGCATCCGGTCGCTGGTCTGATGGCGCGACCCAACCCGTTGCAGGGCCGGGCCGAACTGCTTGAGGCGCTTTACGGTCAATTGTTACTGTCCGGTGATGGCTATCTTGAAGCGGTCGGTGGCGGGCTGGGCGAGGCACCGTTGGAACTGCATGTCCTGCGGTCGGATCGTATGACGTTGATCCCCGGTCAGGATGGCTGGCCGGTGGCATATGACTATGCGGTGAGCGGGCGGAAACATCGGTTTACGGTCGGCGTGGATGCGTCGCCGGTGTGTCATATCAAGAGCTTCCACCCGCAGGATGATCATTATGGCCTATCGCCCATGCAGGCGGCGGCCACCGCGATTGATGTGCATAATTCGGCATCTCGCTGGTCGAAGTCGTTGCTCGACAATGCGGCGCGACCATCGGGTGCGATTGTCTATCGCAGCGCTGATGGGCAGGGCACGATGTCGGCGGATCAGTATGACCGGTTGATCGACGAGATGGCGAGCCATCATCAGGGGGCCGCGAACGCAGGGCGTCCGATGTTGTTGGAAGGCGGTCTGGACTGGAAGCCGATGGGGTTCAGCCCGTCGGATATGGAGTTTCAGAAGACGAAGGAAGCGGCGGCGCGCGAGATCGCGCTGGCCTTCGGTGTGCCGCCGATGCTTCTGGGTATTCCCGGTGATGCGACCTATGCCAACTACCAAGAAGCGAACCGTGCTTTTTACCGCCTGACGGTGTTGCCGCTGACGCAGCGCGTATCGGCGGCCATCGGGGCGTGGCTTGGGCGGTTTGTCGACGCCGATATCGTGCTGACGCCCGATCTGGATCAGATCCCCGCGCTTTCGGTGGAGCGCGAGGCGCGGTGGCGGCGCATCGGCGAGGCGGATTTTCTGAGCAAGGACGAGAAGCGTGCGCTGCTGGGCCTGCCGCCTTTGGCGCGGGAGGTCGGTGATGACTGA